The nucleotide window TTCTCAAGGATTTTATTGCAGGGATGACGGATGATTTTGCGCTGAATTTGGCAGATTCTTTATCCTGAAAGCGACACGGCGCCGTGTCGCTTTCCAGAAATATCATGCAATTTTCCGGCCATACCATCACAGGCGAAGGACGCGGGAGAAAAATCGGATTTCCGACGGTAAATGTTGAATTGCACGTAGGGGACGCATACATGCGTCCCTCGCAAAATCATGAAGGTGTATTCGCTGTCCGTGGAAAAATCTTCACAAGTGAGGGTCACCCGCCTACGGGTGACCCTTTTGAAGGCATTGTCCACATCGGTCCTCGCCCAACTTTTGACAGTTTCGACATGAGTGTCGAAATTCATATTTTTTCTAGTAGAGACGCGATTCATCGCGTCTCATTTTCAGATATTCCAGAAAATTCGCCAATTGAATTTGACATCATTGGCGAAAAGATTCGTGATGTAAAAAAGTTTGATTCTGAGGAAGAATTGAAGAAGCAAATTACGAAGGATTGCGAAGGAGCGAAGGAGATTTTGAAAAAATCACATAATTGAAGTTTCATTATTCGAATTTTATTCGTACAATTGATATTTGATACACATCTTGTCGATGATGTATAGCCAATATCTTGACGATATTTTTTTCAATACGAAAAACTATTCGATATTTCCCCACTCTGAGTTTGCGATATCCTTTCAATGATTTCCTGAGTGGTTTTCCAAATTTCTCAGGTTCGAGAACGAGTTTTTGTTCAATAGTTTTTTTAATTTGTTCTTTTTCAGCAGAACCTAAAGAAGGAATATCTTTTTTCTGCACTTCCGAATGGTATTGAAGTATATATTTTATCCCCATGCTTCTTCATGAGAGACAAATTTCGCATTTTTTGTATCTCTCTCTTCTGCAATTTGAATTAAAATATCATCTTCATCAATCTCAATTGCGGTTTTTAAGAGTTCTGTTGCTTTTGTCGCGAGAGGAACATGATCTCTTTTTGCCAAAAGAGCGATCGTATATTCTAATTCTGGGGAAAGTGTGATGTTAAGACGCTTTTTTGTTGTAGGCATATTGTGATGAAAGAATTCTCAAACATGAAAAGTGTATCACTTTTACATCAGAAGTGCAACGCTTATGCACACCATCAATAGAACTTCAAAAAAGAATTTCTGTATGTTTTTCCTCA belongs to Candidatus Peregrinibacteria bacterium and includes:
- a CDS encoding riboflavin kinase, whose amino-acid sequence is MQFSGHTITGEGRGRKIGFPTVNVELHVGDAYMRPSQNHEGVFAVRGKIFTSEGHPPTGDPFEGIVHIGPRPTFDSFDMSVEIHIFSSRDAIHRVSFSDIPENSPIEFDIIGEKIRDVKKFDSEEELKKQITKDCEGAKEILKKSHN
- a CDS encoding type II toxin-antitoxin system RelE/ParE family toxin, which encodes MGIKYILQYHSEVQKKDIPSLGSAEKEQIKKTIEQKLVLEPEKFGKPLRKSLKGYRKLRVGKYRIVFRIEKNIVKILAIHHRQDVYQISIVRIKFE